A genomic stretch from Achromobacter spanius includes:
- a CDS encoding sulfite exporter TauE/SafE family protein has translation MDVSMVICLLVLGAVAGFAAGLLGIGGGMLLVPLLTMLFSWQGMPPELVVHAAIATSMTSILFTSISSVRAHQQRGTIKWNIVWAMAPGIIIGGLVSGGAVFAALSTLWLSLFFALFVGYSGWSMLRNKKPKPARQMPGVVGTSAAGAGIGFLSGLVGAGGGFLSVPFMVWCNVALHNAVSTSAALGFPIALANSVGYVVSGLNEGTSRPGMLGYIYWPALLALVCTSVLTAPLGARMAHRLPVQTLKRVFACLLFALAAYMLFKAWQTFAGQ, from the coding sequence GTGGACGTTTCGATGGTGATTTGCCTGCTGGTGCTGGGCGCGGTGGCCGGCTTTGCGGCGGGGCTGCTGGGAATCGGCGGTGGGATGCTGCTGGTGCCGCTGTTGACAATGCTGTTCTCTTGGCAGGGCATGCCGCCCGAGCTTGTGGTGCACGCAGCCATCGCCACGTCGATGACGTCCATCCTGTTCACGTCGATTTCCAGCGTGCGGGCGCATCAGCAGCGCGGCACGATCAAATGGAACATCGTATGGGCCATGGCGCCGGGCATCATCATTGGCGGCCTGGTGTCGGGCGGCGCGGTGTTCGCCGCGCTCAGCACCTTGTGGCTGTCCTTGTTCTTCGCGTTGTTCGTCGGCTATTCAGGCTGGAGCATGCTGCGCAACAAGAAGCCCAAGCCAGCTCGCCAGATGCCAGGCGTGGTGGGCACCAGCGCGGCGGGGGCGGGTATCGGCTTCCTGTCGGGGCTGGTCGGCGCGGGCGGCGGATTCCTGTCGGTGCCTTTCATGGTCTGGTGCAACGTGGCCCTGCACAACGCGGTGTCGACGTCGGCCGCGCTGGGCTTCCCGATTGCGCTGGCAAACAGTGTGGGCTATGTGGTGTCGGGCCTGAATGAAGGTACCTCGCGTCCCGGCATGCTGGGCTACATATACTGGCCGGCCTTGCTGGCGCTGGTGTGCACCAGCGTGCTGACCGCGCCGTTGGGCGCGCGGATGGCGCACCGCTTGCCGGTGCAGACGTTGAAGCGGGTGTTTGCGTGCCTGTTGTTCGCTCTGGCGGCGTACATGCTGTTCAAGGCCTGGCAGACCTTTGCGGGGCAATAG
- a CDS encoding Bug family tripartite tricarboxylate transporter substrate binding protein — protein MQRRNVVLGLCVAAATLAMPLTSGIAHAEDAYPSKPIRLIVPFPPGGTTDIVGRLFADKLSKELGQTVVVENRGGAGGSIGSAFVASSAPDGYVLGIATVSTHGINPAIYPNLPFDGEKDFTPISNLAAVPNIMTINPKVKAKNIAELIALAKSEPGKLTYASAGNGSVSHMMGELFKMSSGTDLMHVPYRGVGPALNDALAGQVDVMYDNLPSTLPHVQSGRLIAMAVASPKRVAALPDVPTFAEAGLPAVNDSSWFGLVAPAKLPEPILAKLNAAVQKVSAEADVKTRLEALGASPAANSPADFSKQIAAEIAKNKRIAKEANVKID, from the coding sequence ATGCAACGCCGTAACGTAGTACTGGGCCTGTGTGTCGCTGCCGCGACCCTGGCCATGCCGCTGACCTCGGGTATCGCGCACGCTGAAGACGCGTACCCGAGCAAGCCCATCCGCCTGATCGTTCCCTTCCCGCCCGGCGGCACCACCGACATCGTCGGCCGCCTGTTCGCGGACAAGCTGAGCAAGGAACTGGGCCAGACCGTGGTGGTTGAAAACCGCGGCGGCGCCGGCGGCTCGATCGGCAGCGCCTTCGTTGCCAGCAGCGCGCCGGACGGCTACGTCCTGGGCATCGCCACTGTCAGCACCCACGGCATCAACCCGGCCATCTACCCGAACCTGCCGTTCGATGGCGAGAAGGACTTCACGCCCATCTCGAACCTGGCGGCCGTGCCGAACATCATGACGATCAACCCCAAGGTCAAGGCGAAGAACATTGCCGAACTGATCGCGCTGGCCAAGAGCGAGCCGGGCAAGCTGACCTACGCGTCGGCCGGCAACGGTTCGGTCTCGCACATGATGGGCGAGCTGTTCAAGATGTCGTCGGGCACCGACCTGATGCACGTGCCCTACCGTGGCGTGGGCCCGGCGCTGAATGACGCGCTGGCCGGCCAGGTTGACGTCATGTATGACAACCTGCCGTCCACCCTGCCGCACGTGCAATCCGGCCGCCTGATCGCCATGGCCGTTGCCTCGCCCAAGCGCGTGGCTGCCCTGCCCGACGTGCCCACGTTCGCCGAAGCCGGCCTGCCCGCCGTGAACGACTCGTCGTGGTTTGGCCTGGTTGCCCCGGCCAAGCTGCCCGAGCCCATCCTGGCCAAGCTGAACGCTGCCGTGCAGAAGGTCAGCGCGGAAGCCGACGTCAAGACGCGCCTGGAAGCGCTGGGCGCCTCGCCCGCCGCCAATAGTCCGGCCGACTTCAGCAAGCAGATCGCTGCCGAAATCGCCAAGAACAAGCGCATCGCCAAAGAAGCCAACGTGAAGATCGACTAA
- a CDS encoding LysR substrate-binding domain-containing protein, whose amino-acid sequence MRRFCPSLTDLQAFEVAARHSSFTRAAQELCVTQGAVSKQVKHLEEFVGVELFLRIRQGLVLTEAGRSYLTKVQAGLGQIEAATVELIAHQGQGGTLNLTCMPTFGARWLIPRLTAFMRLRPDIHVEFLPHRQGYDFSTPELDAAVRFGEGLWPGSGADYIVGRDIVPVCSPRLIPGGCPSPEALLTYPLLHHTSALEGWRDWFEQAGCDSRRSLEGARFDQYALLSQAAAAGFGVALIPRCLIEDELRDGKLAVAMKLPIRARMGYYLCYPEQKANLPTLQAFRAWLMEVSRAAEPQPREDAVSELK is encoded by the coding sequence ATGCGACGTTTCTGTCCCTCATTAACCGATTTACAGGCGTTTGAAGTGGCGGCGCGGCACAGCAGTTTTACGCGCGCGGCGCAAGAATTGTGTGTCACGCAGGGGGCCGTCAGTAAACAGGTGAAACATCTGGAAGAGTTCGTCGGCGTCGAACTATTCCTACGGATCAGGCAAGGCCTGGTATTGACCGAGGCGGGCCGCAGCTATCTGACCAAGGTCCAGGCCGGCCTGGGCCAGATCGAAGCGGCTACCGTCGAACTGATTGCGCATCAGGGGCAAGGCGGCACGCTCAACCTGACCTGTATGCCCACGTTCGGCGCCCGCTGGCTGATTCCGCGCCTGACCGCCTTCATGCGGCTGCGCCCCGACATCCATGTAGAGTTCCTGCCGCACCGCCAAGGCTATGATTTTTCCACGCCTGAACTGGACGCGGCAGTCCGGTTTGGTGAAGGCCTGTGGCCGGGTAGCGGCGCCGACTACATCGTGGGCCGAGACATCGTGCCGGTGTGCAGCCCCCGCCTTATTCCGGGTGGCTGCCCCTCGCCGGAGGCGCTGCTGACCTATCCGCTGCTGCACCATACGTCGGCGCTGGAAGGTTGGCGCGATTGGTTCGAGCAGGCCGGCTGCGACAGCCGGCGCAGCCTGGAAGGGGCGCGCTTTGACCAATACGCGCTGCTGTCCCAGGCCGCCGCGGCCGGTTTTGGCGTGGCGCTGATTCCGCGCTGCCTGATTGAAGACGAACTGCGCGACGGCAAGCTGGCCGTGGCCATGAAGCTGCCGATCCGCGCGCGCATGGGCTACTACCTGTGCTATCCCGAGCAGAAAGCCAACCTGCCAACCTTGCAGGCGTTTCGCGCCTGGCTGATGGAAGTCTCCCGGGCGGCCGAGCCGCAGCCCAGGGAAGACGCCGTGTCCGAACTAAAATAG
- a CDS encoding c-type cytochrome: protein MQKLSTLVALACMTVAPLLATTASAQFAKPEDAVKYRQSALTLMASHFGRMAPVVKGQAPYDAAQIKANVEVLKTLSALPWTAFGPGTEGGDARPEIWSDAAGFKQKQQAFQDNIVKLSAAADSGDLDKLRAAFGDVGASCKACHDSYRKKK, encoded by the coding sequence ATGCAAAAGTTGTCCACGCTTGTCGCGTTGGCCTGTATGACCGTGGCGCCGTTGCTAGCGACGACCGCCTCGGCGCAGTTCGCCAAGCCCGAAGATGCGGTCAAGTACCGCCAATCGGCGCTGACGCTGATGGCCTCGCACTTTGGTCGCATGGCGCCGGTGGTCAAGGGTCAGGCGCCGTACGACGCCGCGCAGATCAAGGCCAACGTCGAGGTCTTGAAGACCCTCTCGGCGCTGCCGTGGACGGCTTTTGGGCCGGGTACGGAAGGCGGCGATGCGCGCCCCGAAATCTGGAGCGATGCCGCGGGTTTCAAGCAAAAGCAGCAAGCCTTCCAGGACAACATCGTGAAGCTGTCGGCCGCGGCTGACTCGGGCGATCTGGACAAGCTGCGAGCCGCCTTTGGCGACGTGGGCGCCAGTTGCAAGGCCTGCCACGATTCGTACCGCAAGAAGAAGTAA
- the mnmA gene encoding tRNA 2-thiouridine(34) synthase MnmA produces MSQISTKKGRVVVGMSGGVDSSVTAWLLKQQGYDVVGLFMKNWEDDDDSEYCSTRQDLLDAASVADLVGVEFEFVNFAAEYKDRVFAEFLREYSAGRTPNPDVLCNAEIKFKAFLDHAMALGAEHIATGHYARVREVPAAGGGTQFQLLKALDASKDQSYFLHRLNQAQLSRTLFPLGEIHKTEVRRIAHEIGLHNAAKKDSTGICFIGERPFREFLNRYLPTEPGPILTPEGQQVGRHEGLSFYTLGQRKGLGVGGVKGRQREDGTAEAWYVARKDLERNILYVVQGHDHPWLLSGQLQAQDASWVAGNPPEIAGYGAKTRYRQADAACRLDKADGDTFALDFAEPQWAVTPGQSAVLYDGDVCLGGGIIL; encoded by the coding sequence ATGAGTCAAATATCCACCAAAAAAGGCCGCGTGGTCGTGGGCATGTCGGGCGGGGTCGATTCTTCGGTCACGGCCTGGCTGCTCAAGCAACAAGGCTATGACGTCGTCGGCTTGTTCATGAAGAACTGGGAAGACGACGACGATTCCGAATACTGCTCAACTCGCCAAGACCTGTTGGACGCCGCCAGCGTTGCCGACCTGGTTGGCGTTGAGTTCGAATTCGTCAACTTTGCCGCCGAATACAAGGACCGCGTGTTCGCGGAATTCCTGCGCGAATATTCGGCGGGCCGCACGCCCAACCCCGACGTGCTGTGCAATGCCGAAATCAAGTTCAAGGCTTTTCTTGACCACGCCATGGCGCTGGGCGCCGAGCACATCGCCACGGGCCATTACGCCCGGGTGCGCGAAGTGCCGGCGGCCGGCGGCGGCACGCAGTTCCAGTTGCTCAAGGCGCTGGACGCCTCCAAGGACCAAAGCTATTTCCTGCATCGGTTGAACCAGGCCCAGTTGTCGCGCACGCTGTTCCCGCTGGGCGAGATCCACAAGACCGAAGTGCGGCGCATCGCACACGAGATCGGCCTGCACAATGCTGCCAAGAAGGATTCCACCGGCATCTGCTTCATTGGCGAGCGTCCGTTTCGCGAATTCCTGAACCGCTACCTGCCGACCGAGCCGGGTCCTATCCTGACGCCGGAAGGCCAGCAGGTGGGGCGCCACGAAGGCCTGTCGTTCTACACGCTGGGTCAGCGCAAGGGCCTGGGCGTGGGCGGCGTGAAGGGGCGCCAGCGTGAAGACGGCACGGCCGAGGCCTGGTACGTGGCGCGCAAGGATCTGGAGCGCAACATCCTGTACGTGGTGCAGGGGCATGATCATCCGTGGCTGCTGTCCGGTCAATTGCAGGCGCAGGACGCCAGCTGGGTGGCGGGCAATCCGCCCGAGATCGCGGGCTATGGCGCCAAGACACGCTACCGCCAGGCGGATGCGGCCTGCCGTCTGGACAAGGCTGATGGCGACACCTTCGCCCTGGATTTCGCCGAGCCCCAGTGGGCCGTGACGCCTGGCCAGTCGGCCGTGCTTTACGATGGCGACGTTTGCCTGGGCGGCGGCATCATTCTGTAG
- the purB gene encoding adenylosuccinate lyase, which yields MQIADQLSQLNALSPLDGRYASRSDALRGLLSEAGFMAHRVEVEVAWLVALSDAGLPELPAFSQAARQRLQQLVQDFSESDAARIKDIERVTNHDVKAVEYWLKEKVADDAELARAAEFIHFACTSEDINNTSHALMLSRARDQVVVPRLRELAAKLNDMAVAQADQPMLSRTHGQPASPTTLGKEFANVAARLNRAIAAVEAVQPLAKLNGATGNYNAHLSAYPEIDWPAFSQRVLAGLGLTQNRHTIQIEPHDWMSALFDAITRANIIVLDLDRDIWGYVALGYFKQRLKEGEVGSSTMPHKVNPIDFENSEGNLGLANAVLRHLADKLPISRWQRDLTDSTVLRNLGVGLGYCLVAWDACMRGLGKLEVNTAAIDADIDACWEVLAEPVQTVMRRYGLPQPYEQLKALTRGKGITEEALREFIQGLALPEEPKARLLAMTPRSYIGLAAELARAV from the coding sequence ATGCAAATCGCCGATCAATTGAGCCAACTTAATGCCCTTTCGCCATTGGATGGCCGTTACGCTTCCCGGAGCGACGCGCTGCGCGGTCTGCTGTCCGAAGCCGGCTTCATGGCGCACCGCGTCGAAGTCGAGGTGGCCTGGCTGGTCGCCCTGTCCGACGCAGGGCTGCCCGAGCTGCCCGCCTTTTCCCAGGCCGCGCGCCAGCGTTTGCAGCAGTTGGTGCAGGATTTTTCGGAATCCGACGCCGCGCGCATCAAGGACATCGAACGCGTCACCAACCATGACGTGAAAGCGGTCGAGTACTGGCTGAAGGAAAAAGTGGCCGACGACGCTGAACTGGCGCGCGCCGCCGAGTTCATCCACTTCGCCTGCACGTCGGAAGACATCAACAACACCTCGCACGCGCTGATGCTGTCGCGCGCCCGCGATCAGGTGGTGGTGCCGCGCCTGCGCGAACTGGCCGCCAAGCTGAACGACATGGCGGTGGCCCAGGCTGACCAGCCGATGCTGTCGCGCACGCACGGCCAGCCGGCCAGCCCCACCACGCTGGGCAAGGAATTCGCCAACGTGGCCGCGCGCCTGAACCGCGCCATTGCTGCCGTCGAGGCCGTGCAACCGCTGGCCAAGCTGAACGGTGCCACCGGCAACTACAACGCCCACCTGTCGGCTTATCCGGAAATCGATTGGCCCGCCTTCAGCCAGCGCGTGCTGGCCGGGCTGGGTCTGACCCAGAATCGCCACACCATCCAGATCGAACCGCATGACTGGATGTCGGCCCTGTTCGACGCTATCACGCGCGCCAACATCATCGTGCTGGACCTGGACCGCGATATCTGGGGTTATGTGGCGCTGGGCTACTTCAAGCAGCGCCTGAAGGAAGGCGAGGTCGGTTCGTCGACCATGCCGCACAAGGTCAACCCGATCGACTTCGAAAACTCCGAAGGCAACCTGGGCCTGGCCAACGCCGTGCTGCGCCACTTGGCCGACAAGCTGCCAATTTCCCGTTGGCAGCGTGACCTGACCGACTCCACCGTGCTGCGCAACCTGGGCGTGGGCCTGGGCTATTGCCTGGTCGCGTGGGATGCCTGCATGCGCGGCCTGGGCAAGCTGGAAGTCAATACGGCTGCTATCGATGCCGACATCGATGCTTGCTGGGAAGTGCTGGCCGAGCCGGTGCAAACCGTGATGCGCCGCTACGGCTTGCCGCAACCCTATGAACAACTCAAGGCCCTGACCCGTGGCAAGGGCATCACCGAAGAAGCCCTGCGCGAGTTCATCCAGGGCCTGGCTCTGCCGGAAGAGCCGAAGGCGCGCTTGCTGGCGATGACGCCCCGGTCATACATCGGGCTGGCCGCAGAGCTGGCCCGGGCGGTATAG
- a CDS encoding Re/Si-specific NAD(P)(+) transhydrogenase subunit alpha: protein MHIGIPKETRDGETRVAATPETVKKYLGGKHTVVVERGAGDAARYPDDAYEAAGATLGSTQDALGAELVLKVRAPSPTELPQMKSGAVVIGMLDPFDAQGIEQMAAAGLTGFALEAAPRITRAQSLDVLSSQANLAGYKAVLLAAHHYGRLIPMMMTAAGTLKAARAVVLGTGVAGLQAIATAKRLGAVVEASDVRPAAREQVESLGAKFIDVPFETDEEREIAEGKGGYARAMPPGWMARQAALVSERCKQADIVITTALIPGRPAPTLVSADTVAAMRPGSVLVDLAVERGGNCPLSEKGQIVEKHGVTIIGLTNLPGLVATDASALYARNVMDFLKLIINADGALAIQRDDEIVAACLVCEGGNVARRT from the coding sequence ATGCACATCGGGATACCAAAAGAGACCCGAGACGGGGAAACCCGTGTCGCAGCAACACCGGAGACCGTCAAGAAGTACCTGGGCGGCAAACACACCGTTGTCGTGGAGCGAGGGGCAGGCGACGCCGCCCGCTATCCGGACGACGCCTATGAGGCCGCGGGCGCCACGCTCGGTTCCACCCAGGATGCCTTGGGCGCGGAACTCGTCCTGAAGGTTCGCGCCCCTTCCCCCACCGAATTGCCCCAGATGAAATCGGGTGCCGTCGTCATCGGCATGCTCGATCCGTTCGACGCCCAAGGCATTGAACAAATGGCAGCCGCGGGGCTTACCGGCTTCGCCCTGGAGGCCGCGCCGCGCATCACGCGCGCGCAAAGTCTGGACGTGCTGTCTTCGCAGGCCAACCTGGCCGGCTACAAGGCCGTACTGCTGGCCGCCCACCACTACGGCCGGCTGATTCCCATGATGATGACCGCGGCCGGCACCCTGAAAGCCGCGCGCGCCGTCGTGCTGGGCACCGGCGTTGCCGGCTTGCAGGCCATCGCCACGGCCAAGCGGCTGGGCGCGGTGGTTGAAGCGTCCGACGTGCGCCCCGCCGCGCGCGAACAGGTGGAGTCGTTGGGCGCCAAGTTCATCGACGTGCCTTTTGAAACCGACGAGGAACGCGAAATTGCCGAAGGCAAGGGCGGCTACGCGCGCGCCATGCCTCCCGGCTGGATGGCGCGTCAGGCGGCGCTCGTGTCCGAACGCTGCAAGCAGGCCGACATCGTCATCACCACCGCGCTGATCCCCGGCCGCCCCGCCCCGACCCTGGTGTCCGCCGACACCGTTGCCGCCATGCGGCCCGGCTCGGTACTAGTCGACCTGGCTGTCGAGCGCGGCGGCAATTGCCCGCTGTCCGAAAAAGGCCAGATCGTTGAAAAGCATGGCGTGACGATCATCGGCCTGACCAACCTGCCGGGCCTGGTCGCCACCGATGCGTCCGCGCTCTATGCGCGCAACGTCATGGACTTCCTGAAGCTCATCATCAACGCGGACGGCGCGCTGGCGATCCAGCGCGACGATGAAATCGTGGCGGCCTGCCTGGTATGCGAAGGCGGCAATGTGGCGCGGAGGACTTGA
- a CDS encoding cytochrome b/b6 domain-containing protein: MQNNRLAVRIWDLPTRLFHWALVVCIVGAFVSVKLGGLYMDWHVRFGCTALGLIIFRLLWGIVGPRYARFATFVRGPGAVAKYLKGAAAPAGHNPLGALSVLALLLVVGFQAVSGLFTTDDIMTQGPLFGYVSAATSGALTSWHKLNEWVIIALIALHLLAVAWYALVRRKRLVRAIITGDVDAKDLPAGTPPAQDGFAVWLRALVLGACVTGLVLWIRSIEVVADMSFS; the protein is encoded by the coding sequence ATGCAGAACAACCGACTCGCGGTACGCATCTGGGACCTTCCCACCCGCCTCTTCCACTGGGCGCTAGTCGTCTGTATCGTCGGCGCGTTTGTCAGCGTCAAGCTGGGCGGCCTATATATGGACTGGCACGTGCGCTTTGGCTGTACGGCGCTGGGCCTGATCATCTTCCGCCTGTTGTGGGGCATTGTCGGCCCGCGCTATGCCCGCTTTGCCACCTTCGTGCGCGGCCCCGGCGCGGTGGCCAAATACCTCAAGGGCGCTGCCGCGCCCGCCGGGCATAATCCGCTGGGCGCCCTGTCGGTATTGGCGCTGCTGCTGGTCGTCGGTTTTCAAGCCGTAAGCGGCCTGTTCACCACCGACGACATCATGACGCAAGGACCCTTGTTCGGTTACGTCAGCGCGGCCACCTCCGGCGCACTGACCTCGTGGCACAAACTGAACGAATGGGTCATCATCGCCCTGATCGCGCTGCACCTTCTGGCGGTGGCCTGGTACGCGCTGGTGCGCCGCAAGCGCCTGGTGCGCGCCATCATCACAGGCGACGTCGACGCCAAGGACCTGCCCGCCGGCACACCGCCCGCGCAGGACGGCTTTGCCGTGTGGTTGCGCGCCCTGGTGCTGGGCGCCTGCGTGACGGGCCTGGTGTTGTGGATACGGTCGATAGAAGTCGTAGCCGACATGTCTTTTTCGTAA
- a CDS encoding N-formylglutamate amidohydrolase, with translation MRITQPLSYRLDLPQQYPDSESSAPLVLDSPHSGTAYPPDFAAAVDFGALRTAEDTWVDDLWGDALELGVPMVAAAFPRAYIDANRAPDEIDELLLDEAWPDAINASPKVKLGKGLIWRMLDDGTPLYKRKLTVEEVRHRINACWKPYHAALGQVLDAAHKKFGKVWHINCHSMPSVAGAFATDRPGLVHPDFVLGDRDGSTSDPAFREFIAAWLRERGYNVTVNDPYKGVELVRAFGRPEEGRHSLQIEINRKLYMDEVTLRPTENYGRLKADLRDLTAALINWTRAQTA, from the coding sequence ATGCGAATTACCCAACCCCTGTCTTACCGGCTCGACCTTCCGCAGCAATATCCGGATTCGGAATCCTCGGCCCCGCTCGTGCTGGACTCTCCGCACAGCGGCACCGCCTACCCTCCCGACTTCGCCGCCGCGGTGGACTTTGGCGCGCTGCGCACTGCCGAGGACACCTGGGTTGACGACCTGTGGGGCGACGCGCTTGAGCTGGGCGTACCGATGGTTGCCGCCGCGTTTCCGCGCGCCTACATCGACGCCAACCGCGCACCCGACGAGATCGACGAATTGCTGCTGGACGAAGCCTGGCCTGACGCCATCAATGCGTCGCCCAAGGTGAAGCTGGGCAAGGGCCTGATCTGGCGCATGCTGGATGACGGCACACCCCTGTACAAGCGCAAGCTGACGGTGGAAGAAGTGCGCCACCGCATCAACGCCTGCTGGAAGCCGTACCACGCCGCGCTTGGCCAGGTGCTGGATGCCGCCCACAAGAAGTTCGGCAAGGTCTGGCACATCAACTGCCATTCCATGCCCAGCGTGGCCGGCGCCTTCGCCACCGACCGCCCCGGCCTGGTCCACCCCGACTTCGTGCTGGGTGACCGCGACGGCAGCACCAGCGACCCGGCCTTCCGGGAATTCATCGCGGCCTGGCTGCGCGAACGCGGCTACAACGTGACCGTGAACGACCCCTACAAGGGCGTGGAACTGGTGCGCGCCTTCGGCCGCCCCGAAGAAGGCCGCCACAGCCTGCAGATCGAAATCAACCGCAAGTTGTACATGGACGAAGTGACGCTGCGTCCCACCGAAAACTATGGCCGCCTGAAGGCCGATCTGCGCGACCTCACCGCCGCGCTGATCAACTGGACTCGCGCGCAAACGGCCTGA
- a CDS encoding glutathione S-transferase, translated as MKLIGSLTSPYVRKVRIVMAEKKLDYRLELENVWSADTQIQTYNPLGKVPCLVMEDGGALFDSRVIVEYLDTLSPVARLIPQQGRDRAAVKCWEAIADGVLDACVAIVKENQRPEAQRSPEWIERQFGKIHASLDAMNKSLGDNAHCMGINYSLADIAVGCALGYLDLRFAALDWRANHLNLARLHDKLAQRQSFIDTMPQTA; from the coding sequence ATGAAACTGATCGGCTCGCTTACCAGTCCATACGTACGCAAAGTGCGTATCGTCATGGCCGAGAAAAAGCTGGACTACCGGCTTGAACTCGAAAACGTCTGGTCCGCCGACACGCAGATCCAAACGTACAACCCGCTGGGCAAAGTTCCGTGCCTGGTCATGGAAGATGGCGGCGCGCTGTTTGATTCGCGCGTCATCGTCGAGTACCTGGACACCCTGTCGCCCGTGGCCCGCCTGATTCCCCAGCAGGGGCGCGACCGCGCGGCCGTCAAATGCTGGGAAGCCATCGCCGATGGCGTCCTGGACGCCTGTGTGGCCATCGTCAAGGAAAACCAGCGCCCCGAAGCTCAGCGCAGCCCGGAATGGATCGAACGCCAATTCGGCAAGATCCACGCCAGCCTGGACGCCATGAACAAGAGCCTGGGTGACAACGCCCACTGCATGGGCATCAACTACAGCCTGGCCGACATTGCCGTCGGTTGCGCGCTGGGCTACCTGGACCTGCGCTTTGCCGCGCTGGACTGGCGCGCCAACCATCTGAACCTGGCCCGTTTGCACGACAAACTGGCTCAGCGCCAGTCGTTCATCGACACCATGCCCCAAACCGCCTGA